A part of Melittangium boletus DSM 14713 genomic DNA contains:
- a CDS encoding alpha/beta hydrolase codes for MGHVHILRDFYSSQEGFSRTVRIYTPDGYDQASAHRYPVLYMHDGQNIFAHPESARYDTWCVNTAQEHLVGSGQLEPWLIVGIDSGPGRLDEYSPWSRGDAYARFLVETLKPYIDHTYRTRSEPEWTAVMGSSLGGLISLYLGMRYPDVFGRVGALSPSVMWSEYRLFQHWTAHPRRWTRIYLDAGEHEWIDPGGFPLPYGQATRDFYHHLKRLGYADHELRLVLDPHGIHHEQDWQRRLPSAMQWLLS; via the coding sequence ATGGGTCACGTGCACATCCTTCGCGACTTCTACTCCTCTCAGGAGGGCTTCTCCCGCACCGTGCGCATCTACACGCCGGACGGGTATGACCAGGCCTCCGCCCACCGCTACCCCGTGCTGTACATGCACGACGGGCAGAACATCTTCGCGCACCCCGAATCCGCCCGTTACGACACCTGGTGCGTCAACACCGCCCAGGAGCACCTGGTGGGCTCGGGCCAGCTGGAGCCCTGGCTCATCGTGGGCATCGACTCGGGCCCGGGACGGCTGGACGAGTATTCTCCTTGGAGCCGGGGTGATGCCTACGCGCGCTTCCTCGTGGAAACGCTCAAGCCCTACATCGATCACACCTACCGCACGCGCTCCGAGCCCGAGTGGACGGCCGTCATGGGCTCGTCGCTCGGCGGGTTGATTTCCCTCTACCTGGGCATGCGCTACCCGGACGTGTTCGGCCGCGTGGGCGCGCTGTCTCCCTCGGTGATGTGGAGCGAGTACCGGCTCTTCCAGCACTGGACGGCCCACCCCCGGCGCTGGACGCGCATCTACCTGGACGCGGGCGAGCACGAGTGGATCGACCCGGGCGGCTTCCCCCTGCCCTATGGCCAGGCCACGCGCGACTTCTACCACCACCTCAAGCGGCTCGGGTACGCGGACCACGAGCTGCGGCTGGTGTTGGACCCCCACGGCATCCACCACGAGCAGGACTGGCAGCGGCGCCTGCCCTCGGCGATGCAGTGGCTCTTGAGCTGA
- a CDS encoding TVP38/TMEM64 family protein produces the protein MAPLCVSVGILVTVRLLGPEFLDQQRLSGYLRPLGHWAPLAFIFLLGVRPAVLLPGQLFAAVGGILFGTVLGTVYSLLGSLLATGLIHLLASRFGRGPMKRLAGHRHDGLQRAARNHGFQVGFLACINSVIPGDVMLAAASASGARYLPLALGAAVGSIPGTLLTTSFGSSLSQGKTWTTLASVAGLLVSLALGVFLGRRLAREMKIEAECSPQEAEARRPAAAASRPLLGKMQQRGAGAV, from the coding sequence ATGGCCCCCCTGTGCGTTTCCGTCGGCATCCTCGTGACGGTGCGATTGCTGGGGCCCGAATTCCTGGACCAGCAACGGTTGTCGGGCTACCTGCGGCCGCTCGGACACTGGGCACCCCTGGCCTTCATCTTCCTGCTGGGCGTGCGGCCCGCCGTGTTGCTGCCGGGCCAGCTCTTCGCGGCCGTGGGCGGCATCCTCTTCGGCACCGTGCTGGGCACCGTCTACTCGCTGCTGGGCAGCCTCCTGGCCACGGGCCTCATCCACCTGCTGGCGAGCCGGTTCGGCCGGGGTCCCATGAAGCGGCTGGCGGGGCATCGGCACGACGGGCTCCAGCGCGCGGCTCGCAACCATGGCTTCCAGGTGGGATTCCTCGCCTGCATCAACTCGGTCATTCCCGGAGACGTGATGCTCGCGGCGGCGTCCGCCTCGGGGGCTCGCTACCTGCCGCTCGCGCTGGGCGCCGCCGTGGGCAGCATCCCGGGGACCCTGCTCACCACCTCCTTCGGCAGCTCCCTCAGCCAGGGCAAGACGTGGACGACGCTCGCCTCCGTGGCGGGTCTGTTGGTGAGCCTGGCGCTGGGCGTCTTCCTGGGCCGCCGGCTGGCGCGGGAGATGAAGATCGAGGCGGAGTGCTCTCCCCAGGAGGCCGAGGCGCGGCGTCCAGCCGCCGCCGCGAGCCGCCCCCTTCTGGGCAAGATGCAACAGCGCGGAGCGGGCGCCGTCTGA
- a CDS encoding ABC transporter ATP-binding protein: MSSPPALELKGLTKTYGDKHTALSDVSLSIRPGEIFALLGPNGAGKTTLIGSVCGLVKKTSGKVFVFGQDLDEDPVRPRYQVGLVPQEINFDPFFTVAESLYIQQGFYGQPRDEARVREVLTALNLQGKANAITRALSGGMKRRLLIAKALVHKPKLVFLDEPTAGVDVELRRDLWTYVRKLAAEGTTIVLTTHYLEEAEELADRVGVINEGRLLLVEEKTQLLKRLGEKRLLVHFSAPVSTLPEVPLRAGATLSADGHLLTYPEREGGVPGGDILRTLYLQGLPVATVETRHSRLEDILIEILRGRPAAASAAALNSLPPATP; this comes from the coding sequence ATGTCCTCCCCTCCCGCGCTGGAGCTGAAAGGTCTCACCAAGACCTACGGCGACAAGCACACGGCCCTGTCCGACGTCAGCCTGAGCATCCGTCCCGGTGAAATCTTCGCCCTCCTGGGCCCCAACGGCGCCGGGAAGACGACGCTCATCGGCTCGGTGTGCGGGCTGGTGAAGAAGACGAGCGGCAAGGTGTTCGTCTTCGGCCAGGACCTGGACGAGGATCCGGTCCGCCCGCGCTACCAGGTGGGGCTCGTGCCGCAGGAGATCAACTTCGACCCCTTCTTCACGGTGGCCGAGTCGCTCTACATCCAGCAGGGCTTCTACGGGCAGCCAAGGGACGAGGCGCGGGTGCGGGAAGTGCTCACCGCGCTCAACCTGCAGGGCAAGGCGAACGCCATCACCCGGGCGCTGTCGGGAGGCATGAAGCGCCGGTTGCTCATCGCCAAGGCGCTGGTGCACAAGCCCAAGCTCGTCTTCCTGGACGAGCCCACCGCGGGCGTGGACGTGGAGTTGCGGCGCGACCTGTGGACGTACGTGCGCAAGCTCGCCGCCGAGGGCACCACCATTGTACTCACCACGCACTACCTGGAAGAGGCCGAGGAGCTGGCCGACCGGGTGGGTGTCATCAACGAGGGGCGGCTGTTGCTCGTGGAGGAGAAGACGCAGTTGCTCAAGCGGCTCGGCGAGAAGCGCCTCCTCGTCCACTTCAGCGCGCCCGTGTCCACGCTGCCCGAAGTCCCGCTCCGGGCGGGCGCCACGCTCTCCGCGGATGGGCACCTGCTCACCTACCCCGAGCGCGAGGGCGGCGTTCCCGGAGGGGACATCCTGCGCACCCTCTATCTGCAGGGACTGCCGGTGGCCACCGTGGAGACGCGCCACTCCCGCCTGGAGGACATCCTCATCGAGATCCTCCGGGGTAGACCCGCCGCCGCCAGCGCCGCCGCCCTCAACTCCTTGCCCCCGGCCACGCCATGA
- a CDS encoding helix-hairpin-helix domain-containing protein: MRRVCLFLLWMMWWLPAPRARAETYAVERPIEDEADLLALGDEGALPEEDVEALRELLRTGVDPLTASREALYALPGFTWAQVDALIAWREARAGGFTEEDLVEAGVLTEAQLDRVRAFLVGRTRSTSGVAGRVRLLSAYGMADARVPPVLLQARVRGPWGLHAGLTASLTRRRLEAVHYDSRSRALVARPPGVTARLPKFHLRWEGAQASVLVGAYRLGFGQRLTLDTTGRPAPEGFLPDEDFTPPGAPERRCMVSGAGACGAEDLGRVTPDFGWTEGFRGVAGTVHGRVEDVTLSFTGFGSYQSRGLSQYELFDRTRCASARGCPAPEVFALLPGSRGTGTARFVSRTLPGVFHEWVGGGHAAVGVSPRARLGMTAWGAGPLWALEGMAPDFREQARYPGGGGYGAVGLDAAWGSGPVDLFFEGTRSFAAAGGGFGAFQRIVLGDRARQLEGSLRYYGRGFENPHGRPLASSDESGGLRASNELGTRLCYLHRTEDEAWRWVGQVDLWTQPGGPPRFVHVTGSVRVEALNVPVLQPSVWVEHHNKDLGRNGPGLCFEGTEGELPGGEPAPCPGERYGVGGRVTFEPTEALRLAARYQHTWMGSPQHPEGVRQDGRALLEGILRPLPSLRLHGRMSWRDEDLADDTRLSQTLRTSLEGAWALASGSGIRARYEFVLDLKTSEGARTPPEPPQHLFRLELEGVLP, from the coding sequence GTGCGACGTGTCTGCCTGTTCCTGCTGTGGATGATGTGGTGGCTCCCGGCTCCCCGGGCGCGTGCCGAAACGTACGCCGTCGAGCGCCCCATCGAGGACGAGGCGGACCTTCTCGCGCTGGGCGACGAAGGGGCCCTGCCGGAGGAGGACGTCGAGGCGTTGCGCGAGTTGCTGCGCACGGGAGTGGATCCGCTCACGGCCTCGCGTGAGGCGCTGTACGCGCTGCCGGGATTCACCTGGGCGCAGGTGGATGCGCTGATCGCCTGGCGAGAGGCGAGGGCGGGCGGCTTCACGGAGGAGGACCTGGTGGAGGCCGGTGTGCTCACCGAGGCTCAGCTGGACCGGGTGCGCGCGTTTCTCGTGGGGCGGACACGGAGCACGTCAGGGGTCGCCGGTCGCGTGCGCCTGTTGAGTGCCTACGGCATGGCGGACGCGCGGGTGCCCCCCGTACTGCTCCAGGCCCGGGTGCGAGGACCCTGGGGCTTGCACGCCGGACTGACGGCCTCGCTCACCCGGAGGCGGTTGGAGGCCGTGCACTACGACTCCCGGAGCCGGGCGCTGGTGGCACGGCCACCCGGAGTAACGGCCCGGTTGCCGAAGTTCCACCTGCGCTGGGAGGGAGCCCAGGCCTCGGTGCTGGTGGGCGCGTACCGGCTGGGATTCGGACAGCGGCTCACACTCGATACCACCGGCCGGCCGGCCCCGGAGGGCTTCCTTCCCGACGAGGACTTCACTCCGCCGGGTGCTCCCGAGCGGCGCTGCATGGTGTCGGGCGCGGGGGCGTGTGGCGCCGAGGACCTGGGCCGCGTCACGCCGGACTTCGGGTGGACGGAGGGCTTCCGGGGTGTGGCGGGCACCGTCCACGGACGGGTGGAAGACGTGACGCTGTCCTTCACGGGCTTCGGCTCGTACCAGTCACGCGGCCTCTCCCAATACGAGCTGTTCGACCGGACGCGGTGTGCTTCCGCGCGAGGCTGTCCGGCACCCGAGGTGTTCGCGTTGCTTCCTGGCTCGCGGGGGACGGGGACGGCGCGCTTCGTCTCGCGCACCCTGCCGGGCGTCTTCCATGAGTGGGTGGGTGGGGGACACGCGGCCGTGGGCGTCTCGCCGCGTGCGCGCCTGGGAATGACGGCCTGGGGCGCGGGGCCCCTGTGGGCGCTGGAGGGGATGGCGCCCGATTTTCGCGAGCAGGCCCGCTATCCGGGAGGCGGTGGGTACGGCGCGGTGGGCCTGGACGCGGCCTGGGGCTCGGGACCGGTGGACCTCTTCTTCGAGGGCACGCGGAGCTTCGCCGCGGCGGGCGGAGGATTCGGTGCCTTCCAGCGCATCGTGCTGGGAGACCGGGCCCGGCAACTGGAGGGCTCGCTGCGCTACTACGGGCGTGGCTTCGAGAATCCCCATGGCCGCCCCCTCGCGAGCTCCGACGAGTCGGGTGGACTGCGCGCGAGCAATGAGCTGGGGACCCGGCTGTGCTACCTCCACCGGACGGAGGATGAGGCCTGGCGCTGGGTGGGGCAGGTGGACCTCTGGACCCAACCTGGAGGACCGCCCCGCTTCGTCCATGTGACGGGCTCCGTCCGGGTGGAGGCCCTGAACGTGCCGGTGCTCCAGCCCTCGGTGTGGGTGGAGCACCACAACAAGGACCTGGGCCGCAATGGACCTGGGTTGTGTTTCGAGGGCACGGAGGGGGAACTGCCTGGCGGAGAGCCCGCCCCCTGTCCGGGTGAGCGGTATGGCGTGGGCGGCCGGGTGACATTCGAGCCCACCGAGGCGCTGCGTCTGGCCGCGCGGTACCAGCACACCTGGATGGGCAGTCCCCAACATCCCGAGGGGGTGCGACAGGATGGCCGGGCCCTGCTGGAAGGGATTCTGCGGCCACTGCCCTCGCTCCGGCTGCATGGGCGGATGAGCTGGCGGGACGAGGATCTCGCCGATGACACCCGGCTTTCCCAGACGTTGCGCACCTCGCTGGAGGGCGCCTGGGCGCTCGCGTCGGGCTCTGGCATCCGCGCCCGGTACGAGTTCGTCCTGGACCTGAAGACTTCCGAGGGAGCGCGCACGCCTCCCGAGCCTCCCCAACACCTCTTCCGGCTGGAGCTGGAAGGAGTCCTTCCTTGA
- a CDS encoding ATP-grasp domain-containing protein, translating to MNVVFISPHFPPQFIHFINALRARGVNVLGLGDAPFDSLHADLRKALSEYFFTPNLHDYDAVLRAAGYFSWRHGRIDRIDSLNETWLGVEARLREDFNVPGLRPVDIDNLRSKLGMHDVFKKAGVPHPSSIAVRDAAGVKAFAREVGYPLVLKPDVGVGAARTFKVSSDAEVDTALAESLTGYVAQAFVRGTIVTYDGLVDRQGHIIFRLSHEYSDGVMEVVLEQRDISFWSLKEIPPALEALGRKAVESLGLRERWFHLEFFRLSDGQYVVLEANLRPPGAFMTDMMNYTCDIDVYSLWARLLTGDDVSGFQYTARRHVCHSARRATHRYRYSHAELVGKLGGALLLHKEMPAVFHSAMGNEMYLTRHDDLESLREAVRLVQMPA from the coding sequence ATGAACGTCGTCTTCATCTCGCCCCACTTCCCGCCCCAGTTCATCCACTTCATCAACGCCCTGCGCGCGCGCGGCGTCAACGTCCTGGGGCTCGGCGATGCTCCCTTCGATAGTCTTCACGCCGACCTGCGCAAGGCCCTCTCCGAGTACTTCTTCACCCCCAACCTCCACGACTACGACGCCGTCCTGCGCGCCGCCGGTTACTTCTCCTGGCGCCATGGCCGCATCGACCGCATCGACTCGCTCAACGAGACCTGGCTCGGCGTGGAGGCCCGGCTGCGCGAGGACTTCAATGTCCCTGGCCTCCGGCCCGTCGACATCGACAACCTGCGCAGCAAGCTCGGCATGCATGACGTCTTCAAGAAGGCCGGCGTCCCCCACCCGAGCAGCATCGCCGTGCGCGACGCCGCCGGGGTGAAGGCCTTCGCCCGCGAGGTGGGCTATCCGCTCGTGCTCAAGCCCGACGTGGGCGTGGGCGCCGCGCGCACCTTCAAGGTCTCCTCCGACGCCGAGGTCGACACGGCCCTCGCCGAATCGCTCACGGGCTACGTGGCCCAGGCCTTCGTGCGCGGCACCATCGTCACCTACGACGGGCTCGTGGACCGCCAGGGCCACATCATCTTCCGCCTCAGCCACGAGTACAGCGATGGCGTCATGGAGGTGGTGCTCGAGCAGCGCGACATCTCCTTCTGGAGCCTCAAGGAGATTCCTCCCGCGCTCGAGGCGCTGGGCCGCAAGGCCGTGGAGTCACTCGGCCTGCGCGAGCGCTGGTTCCATCTGGAGTTCTTCCGTCTGTCCGATGGCCAGTACGTCGTGCTCGAGGCCAACCTGCGCCCGCCCGGCGCCTTCATGACGGACATGATGAACTACACGTGCGACATCGACGTGTACTCGCTCTGGGCCCGCCTGCTCACCGGTGACGACGTGAGCGGATTTCAATACACCGCCCGCCGCCACGTCTGTCATAGCGCCCGGCGCGCCACCCACCGCTACCGCTACTCGCACGCGGAGCTGGTGGGGAAGCTGGGAGGGGCCCTCCTGCTCCACAAGGAGATGCCCGCCGTCTTCCACAGTGCCATGGGCAACGAGATGTACCTCACGCGCCACGACGACCTGGAGTCCTTGCGCGAGGCGGTGCGGCTGGTGCAGATGCCCGCCTGA
- a CDS encoding serine/threonine protein kinase, giving the protein MSVSLGKYQLLRKIAAGGMGQIFLALERNAGIERLVVLKRVLPHLTQDEDFLEMFQEEAQLVAGLRHPNLITILEWTKLEDRHCLVMEYVQGEDARRLDKFARAQGKPLPVGLALRLVAEAAAGLHYAHQACGPQGQPLKLVHRDVSPQNILVGFDGGVKVIDFGVAKAAGSASHTATGVLKGKYPYMSPEQANGHAVDARSDLFALGVVLWELLTGRRLFKGESDMMTLRLVRDCQVPPPSQVHPSLPPELDALVLKALAPTPAERYPDCGAFRLAIEDFLLQHRMPASNAHLSAWLHELYAERIAHEANPAHLDQLAEDSDLDSQSNSSRSTTQRSQSQSAAPAVSTTPPRPAPEPRTQHTRSVQEDVSRRRPPVSRVATGLGLLLMLAGAAVILLRQHPPEAAPTPVPVAVSEPVSTPPPPPEPEPRAVILKVRSEPPGARVEVDGRLSGQTPLDMPLAANAPPVTLALRLEGYEPASRRVSPEDAPEVSVRLHPKPAAQKPPRRGVSSPPPPALDIKMGR; this is encoded by the coding sequence ATGTCGGTGTCGCTCGGTAAATACCAACTCCTGAGAAAGATCGCCGCCGGGGGGATGGGACAGATCTTCCTCGCGCTGGAGCGCAACGCGGGCATCGAGCGGCTCGTGGTCCTCAAGCGGGTATTGCCGCACCTGACCCAGGACGAGGACTTCCTGGAGATGTTCCAGGAAGAGGCGCAGCTGGTGGCGGGACTGCGCCATCCCAACCTCATCACCATCCTCGAGTGGACGAAGCTGGAGGACCGGCACTGTCTGGTCATGGAGTACGTCCAGGGCGAGGACGCGCGGCGGCTGGACAAGTTCGCGCGGGCACAGGGCAAGCCCCTGCCGGTGGGGCTGGCGCTGAGGCTCGTGGCGGAGGCCGCCGCGGGACTGCACTACGCGCATCAGGCGTGTGGCCCGCAGGGCCAGCCGCTCAAGCTCGTGCACCGGGACGTGTCACCGCAGAACATCCTGGTGGGCTTCGACGGAGGCGTGAAGGTCATCGACTTCGGCGTGGCCAAGGCGGCGGGAAGCGCCTCGCACACGGCCACCGGGGTGCTCAAGGGCAAGTATCCTTATATGTCGCCGGAGCAGGCCAACGGGCACGCGGTGGACGCGCGCAGCGACCTGTTCGCCCTGGGCGTGGTGTTGTGGGAGTTGCTGACGGGCCGGCGCCTCTTCAAGGGCGAGTCGGACATGATGACGCTGCGGCTGGTGCGCGACTGCCAGGTGCCACCCCCCTCGCAAGTCCACCCCTCGCTGCCCCCCGAGCTGGATGCGCTCGTGCTCAAGGCGCTCGCGCCCACGCCCGCCGAACGCTATCCGGACTGCGGCGCCTTCCGGCTGGCCATCGAGGACTTCCTGCTGCAACACCGGATGCCCGCCAGCAACGCGCACCTGTCCGCGTGGCTGCACGAGCTGTACGCCGAGCGCATCGCCCACGAGGCCAACCCCGCCCACCTGGACCAGCTCGCCGAGGACAGCGACCTGGACTCCCAATCCAACTCCTCGCGCAGCACGACCCAGCGCTCGCAATCGCAATCGGCCGCGCCCGCGGTGAGCACCACACCGCCACGGCCCGCCCCGGAGCCACGCACCCAGCACACGCGCAGCGTGCAGGAGGATGTTTCCCGGAGGCGTCCGCCCGTGAGCCGGGTGGCCACGGGCCTGGGCCTGCTCCTCATGCTCGCCGGCGCCGCGGTCATCCTCCTGCGCCAGCACCCCCCGGAGGCAGCGCCCACGCCCGTCCCCGTGGCCGTCTCCGAGCCCGTTTCCACGCCGCCTCCCCCGCCAGAGCCCGAGCCCCGCGCCGTCATCCTGAAGGTGCGCTCGGAGCCACCGGGAGCCCGGGTGGAAGTGGATGGACGGCTCTCCGGACAGACGCCCCTGGACATGCCGCTCGCCGCGAATGCGCCTCCGGTGACGCTGGCCCTGCGGCTCGAGGGCTACGAGCCGGCATCGCGGCGGGTGTCTCCCGAGGACGCGCCCGAGGTGTCCGTGCGGCTGCACCCCAAGCCCGCGGCGCAGAAACCGCCACGCCGCGGAGTCTCCTCTCCGCCCCCGCCCGCGCTCGACATCAAGATGGGCCGCTAG
- a CDS encoding esterase-like activity of phytase family protein, whose product MRSAPFLLALCLSGLGCEGSLPPPRSERGVLLVGNSRGHNVVRLDEETGAFLGDFIPSGSGGLVAPEALVFGPDGFLYVSSGDTLEDSAVLRYDGKTGLFVGTFASGNGMLRPRGLLFGPDGLLYVSSFRSDQILRFNARTGAFVDVFATGNGQPGGLNGPSALALGPDGRLYVSTEGSVAVNGEPSFPPGLPSQVLRYDLRTRESSVFVEQPEPSPAGAGDVRLLGLVFGPDCVTAIGACDLFVSDVAQDIRRYDLETGALEATLSANDSGTVPTTNNLGGLVIGTQRRLYTVGFDSTPDSSAPGTVLRFDARTNAPLPSEGNAGALFVPPDPRLVRPVGITFTLLPD is encoded by the coding sequence ATGCGCTCCGCCCCCTTCCTCCTCGCGTTGTGTCTGTCGGGCCTCGGTTGCGAGGGCTCTCTTCCGCCTCCCAGGTCCGAGCGCGGCGTCCTCCTCGTGGGCAACTCCCGTGGCCACAACGTGGTGCGGCTGGACGAGGAGACGGGCGCGTTTCTCGGAGACTTCATCCCCTCGGGCAGCGGCGGACTGGTGGCTCCCGAGGCGCTCGTCTTCGGCCCGGATGGGTTCCTGTATGTCTCCAGTGGAGACACCCTGGAGGATTCGGCCGTGCTCCGCTACGACGGCAAGACGGGCCTGTTCGTCGGCACGTTCGCCTCGGGCAACGGAATGCTTCGGCCCCGTGGCCTGCTGTTCGGCCCGGATGGGCTGCTGTACGTGAGCAGCTTCCGGAGCGATCAAATCCTGCGCTTCAACGCCCGGACGGGTGCCTTCGTGGATGTGTTCGCCACGGGCAATGGTCAACCCGGGGGACTCAATGGCCCCAGTGCCCTGGCCCTGGGTCCGGATGGCCGGCTCTACGTGAGCACCGAGGGCTCCGTGGCCGTCAACGGCGAGCCCTCCTTCCCCCCGGGCCTGCCCAGCCAGGTGCTTCGCTATGACTTGCGCACGCGCGAGTCCTCGGTCTTCGTGGAGCAACCCGAACCGTCTCCGGCGGGGGCGGGCGATGTGCGTCTGCTGGGGCTGGTGTTCGGCCCGGATTGCGTGACCGCCATCGGCGCGTGTGACCTGTTCGTCAGCGATGTCGCCCAGGACATCCGCCGGTACGACCTGGAGACAGGGGCGCTCGAGGCCACCCTGTCCGCGAACGACTCGGGCACCGTGCCCACGACGAACAACCTGGGGGGCCTGGTGATTGGCACCCAGCGGCGGCTGTACACGGTGGGCTTCGACTCCACGCCGGATTCGAGCGCTCCCGGGACCGTGCTGCGCTTCGATGCCCGGACCAACGCGCCCCTGCCCTCCGAGGGCAACGCGGGCGCCCTCTTCGTGCCGCCCGACCCCCGGCTGGTGCGCCCCGTGGGAATCACCTTCACCTTGCTGCCGGACTGA
- the ettA gene encoding energy-dependent translational throttle protein EttA, with product MAQNFIFTMQDLRKVKGGKDILKGIYLSFFPGAKIGVIGPNGSGKSTLLRIMAGEDKEFFGVAKPDPGARVGYLPQEPQLDPTLDVKGNVELGLKPIRVLLDRFNEVSAKFAEPMDDAAMEKLLAEQGRLQDAIDASNGWELDRTLEMAMDALRLPPGDADVTKLSGGEKRRVALCRILLEKPDLLLLDEPTNHLDAESVAWLEQALKEYKGTIVCITHDRYFLDNVAEWILELDRGEGVPWKGNYSSWLEQKQKRLELEEKTESARQKTLKRELEWVRASPKARQAKSKARIAAYEQLLNQSQEKRDPTGEVTIPPGPQLGGLVVEAKGLRKAFGDRLLIDDLNFKLPPGGIVGIIGPNGAGKTTLFRMLTGVEKPDAGELRIGDTVKLAYVDQSRDALAGDKSVFEEVSGGLDHLDLGRAGQMPSRAYLAGFAFKGQDQQKRVKDLSGGERNRVHLAKMLKSGGNVLLLDEPTNDLDVETLRSLEEALLNFAGCAVVISHDRWFLDRIATHILAFEGDSRVFFFEGNFEDYEADKKKRLGPEALEPHRIRYRPLTKS from the coding sequence ATGGCCCAGAACTTCATCTTCACCATGCAGGACCTGCGCAAGGTCAAGGGTGGCAAGGACATCCTCAAGGGCATCTACCTGTCCTTCTTCCCCGGCGCGAAGATCGGCGTCATCGGCCCCAACGGCTCCGGTAAGTCGACGCTCCTGCGCATCATGGCGGGCGAGGACAAGGAGTTCTTCGGCGTGGCCAAGCCGGACCCGGGCGCGCGCGTGGGCTACCTGCCCCAGGAGCCGCAGCTCGACCCCACACTGGATGTGAAGGGCAACGTGGAACTGGGCCTCAAGCCCATCCGCGTGCTGCTCGACCGCTTCAACGAGGTGAGCGCCAAGTTCGCCGAGCCCATGGACGACGCGGCCATGGAGAAGCTGCTCGCCGAGCAGGGACGGCTCCAGGACGCCATCGACGCGAGCAACGGCTGGGAGCTGGACCGCACCCTGGAGATGGCCATGGACGCGCTGCGCCTGCCGCCCGGGGACGCGGACGTGACGAAGCTGTCCGGTGGCGAGAAGCGCCGCGTGGCGCTCTGCCGGATTCTGCTGGAGAAGCCGGACCTGCTCTTGCTCGACGAGCCCACCAACCACCTGGACGCCGAGAGCGTGGCGTGGCTCGAGCAGGCCCTCAAGGAGTACAAGGGCACCATCGTCTGCATCACCCACGACCGCTACTTCCTCGACAACGTGGCCGAGTGGATTCTCGAGCTCGACCGCGGCGAGGGCGTGCCCTGGAAGGGCAACTACTCGAGCTGGCTGGAGCAGAAGCAGAAGCGCCTGGAGCTGGAGGAGAAGACCGAGAGCGCGCGGCAGAAGACGCTCAAGCGGGAACTGGAGTGGGTGCGCGCGTCGCCGAAGGCCCGTCAGGCCAAGAGCAAGGCGCGCATCGCGGCGTACGAGCAACTGCTCAACCAGTCACAGGAGAAGCGCGACCCCACGGGCGAGGTGACGATTCCGCCCGGGCCGCAGCTCGGCGGGCTGGTGGTGGAGGCCAAGGGGCTGCGCAAGGCGTTCGGGGACCGGCTGCTCATCGACGACCTGAACTTCAAGCTGCCGCCGGGCGGCATCGTGGGCATCATCGGGCCCAACGGCGCGGGCAAGACGACGCTGTTCCGGATGCTCACGGGCGTGGAGAAGCCGGACGCGGGCGAGCTGCGCATTGGCGACACGGTGAAGCTGGCGTACGTGGACCAGAGCCGCGACGCGCTCGCCGGGGACAAGAGCGTCTTCGAGGAGGTGAGCGGCGGGTTGGACCACCTGGACCTGGGCCGGGCGGGACAGATGCCGAGCCGCGCGTACCTGGCGGGCTTCGCCTTCAAGGGGCAGGATCAGCAGAAGCGGGTGAAGGACCTGTCGGGCGGTGAGCGCAACCGCGTGCACCTGGCGAAGATGCTCAAGAGCGGCGGCAACGTGCTCCTGCTCGACGAGCCCACCAACGACCTGGACGTGGAGACGCTGCGCAGCCTGGAGGAGGCGCTGCTCAACTTCGCGGGCTGCGCGGTGGTCATCAGCCACGACCGCTGGTTCCTGGACCGCATCGCCACGCACATCCTGGCGTTCGAGGGCGACAGCCGGGTGTTCTTCTTCGAGGGCAACTTCGAGGACTACGAGGCGGACAAGAAGAAGCGCCTGGGCCCCGAGGCCCTGGAGCCGCACCGCATCCGCTACCGGCCGCTGACCAAGAGCTGA
- a CDS encoding ABC transporter permease translates to MKTLLVKEVRRFMRVPGQTVLSPLISTSLYFLVFGYSLSKQVHEVEGMPYLAFIVPGLVFMGLANNAFLNSSSSLFITKIQGTVVDMLAAPLGPLELLAGFIGGAMVRGLMVGVLTWAVASFFTGVHLTHVPATFVFLLLSSYTFSVLGILAAVWAEKFEQVNFFPTFVMTPLTFLGGIFYSVRELPAPWNHLSLFNPMVYMVEGLRYGMLGQSGFPPLLGGGILLAVALLSTLVAWAALRSGYKLKA, encoded by the coding sequence ATGAAGACCCTGCTGGTGAAGGAGGTCCGCCGCTTCATGCGCGTGCCGGGCCAGACCGTCCTCTCACCGCTCATCAGCACCTCGCTCTATTTCCTCGTGTTCGGCTACTCGCTCTCCAAGCAGGTACACGAGGTGGAGGGCATGCCGTACCTGGCCTTCATCGTCCCGGGGCTCGTCTTCATGGGCCTGGCCAACAACGCCTTCCTCAACAGCTCCTCCTCGCTGTTCATCACCAAGATTCAAGGCACGGTGGTGGACATGCTGGCGGCGCCCCTGGGCCCCCTGGAGCTGCTGGCGGGCTTCATTGGAGGGGCCATGGTGCGCGGGCTCATGGTGGGCGTGCTCACCTGGGCCGTGGCCAGCTTCTTCACCGGCGTCCACCTGACACACGTCCCCGCGACGTTCGTCTTCCTGCTGCTGTCCTCGTATACGTTCAGCGTGTTGGGAATCCTCGCCGCCGTGTGGGCGGAGAAGTTCGAGCAGGTCAACTTCTTCCCCACCTTCGTGATGACGCCGCTGACCTTCCTGGGCGGTATTTTCTACTCCGTGCGGGAGCTGCCCGCGCCGTGGAACCACCTGAGCCTCTTCAACCCCATGGTCTACATGGTGGAGGGGTTGCGCTACGGCATGCTGGGCCAGAGCGGGTTTCCGCCCCTGCTGGGTGGCGGCATCCTGTTGGCGGTGGCGCTCCTCTCCACCCTCGTGGCTTGGGCGGCGTTGCGCTCCGGATACAAACTCAAGGCCTAG